Proteins from a genomic interval of Nautilia sp. PV-1:
- the ruvC gene encoding crossover junction endodeoxyribonuclease RuvC, translated as MKILGIDPGTIKCGYAIIETRPKLTLIDAGFIKITEKELQYQLSQLIEGIDMIYDSSIDEVAIEDIFFAYNPKTVLKLAQFRGALSLRILQIHGNFSEYTPLQVKKAVTGNGKAKKEQVAFMVKRILGIKADIKPLDITDAIAVAITHSQRVKC; from the coding sequence ATGAAAATATTGGGAATTGATCCGGGAACCATAAAATGCGGTTATGCGATTATAGAAACCAGACCGAAACTTACTCTTATAGACGCAGGATTTATAAAAATTACGGAAAAAGAGCTTCAGTATCAGCTTTCACAGCTTATAGAAGGTATTGATATGATATACGACAGCTCCATTGACGAAGTGGCTATTGAAGACATATTTTTTGCTTATAATCCCAAAACAGTTTTAAAACTTGCGCAGTTCAGAGGAGCGCTTTCTCTTAGAATACTTCAGATACACGGAAATTTTAGCGAATACACACCCTTACAGGTCAAAAAAGCGGTTACCGGAAACGGTAAAGCAAAAAAAGAGCAGGTTGCTTTTATGGTTAAAAGAATACTCGGAATAAAAGCCGATATAAAACCTCTTGACATTACTGACGCTATAGCGGTTGCCATAACGCATTCACAGAGGGTAAAATGTTAG